In the Candidatus Electrothrix sp. GW3-4 genome, one interval contains:
- a CDS encoding class I SAM-dependent methyltransferase: MYEEYIVQDSDKLRRIEEALLATYFKNYDQDFLTTETGKEDVKANVHRRYNNALKHVVPWVAKYIDLTGKTMVEIGTGTGSSTAAFAHFVKKIDGYDIDDQALAGAQVRMEVMGLNNVALHFVAPDDLVDTLKKNHPDGADIILLFAVLEHQTIQERHETIKLCWDLLNPDGVLVVSETPNLLHYTDLHTSELPFLHLLPTELYVRYANRSSRARFDKYFADTASHSPEKLETEIMRWGRGASFHDFELSLGKDHENYLVANGFEQEILTWLDVTFDEELLRHYFMVKELDVPLAFSRAVLNLIYKKSDMPPPCLSPAPEQVFIIDKYLYREQKFVIDSLNERLVAAEKQLHDILVSKRWLLGNILAGPYRKLKALFSDPAT; encoded by the coding sequence ATGTATGAAGAGTATATTGTCCAAGACAGCGACAAACTGCGCCGGATTGAGGAGGCCCTACTGGCCACCTATTTCAAAAATTACGACCAGGACTTTCTAACCACAGAGACCGGCAAAGAGGACGTTAAAGCCAATGTCCACCGGCGCTATAACAATGCGCTCAAACATGTCGTTCCCTGGGTGGCAAAATACATTGATCTGACCGGTAAGACAATGGTTGAGATCGGCACCGGCACCGGATCAAGTACAGCGGCTTTTGCCCATTTTGTTAAAAAGATAGACGGGTACGACATTGATGATCAGGCGCTTGCCGGAGCCCAGGTACGCATGGAGGTCATGGGACTGAATAATGTAGCCCTGCATTTTGTTGCACCTGATGACCTCGTCGATACCCTGAAAAAAAATCACCCGGACGGGGCTGACATTATCCTCCTCTTTGCTGTTCTTGAGCATCAAACGATTCAGGAACGTCATGAAACCATAAAATTATGCTGGGACCTACTCAATCCAGACGGCGTGCTGGTTGTCTCTGAAACCCCGAACTTACTCCACTACACGGACCTGCATACTTCCGAGCTACCTTTTCTTCACCTATTGCCCACAGAACTCTATGTTCGATACGCAAACCGATCATCACGAGCAAGGTTTGATAAGTATTTTGCCGACACCGCATCTCATTCTCCAGAAAAATTAGAGACCGAAATTATGCGTTGGGGTCGGGGGGCAAGTTTTCATGATTTTGAGCTGTCTCTTGGAAAGGATCACGAGAACTACCTTGTCGCCAACGGATTTGAACAGGAAATATTAACATGGCTGGACGTGACTTTTGACGAAGAGCTCCTGCGTCATTATTTTATGGTCAAAGAGCTTGATGTCCCCTTGGCCTTTTCCCGTGCTGTGCTCAATCTTATCTATAAAAAAAGTGACATGCCTCCCCCCTGCCTTTCGCCTGCTCCAGAGCAGGTATTTATTATCGATAAATATCTTTATCGAGAACAAAAGTTTGTTATCGACAGTCTAAATGAACGGTTAGTAGCAGCAGAAAAACAGCTGCATGATATACTTGTATCCAAACGCTGGTTGCTGGGAAATATTTTAGCTGGTCCCTATCGAAAACTGAAGGCTTTGTTTTCCGACCCTGCCACCTGA
- a CDS encoding glycosyltransferase family 4 protein, translating to MKIGIFLGSPRINGGTYVIYEHGSRLKKRGHQVILVTKQKVTPEEHAWHSAAHELEWLTLEQAKAESFDMVLATWWQSPFLLHELQSTHYAYFVQSIETRFFEEPDPTNYSTKDVAVWQELCEKTYSYALPIITEATWIQEYIYRKYNNYPQLVRNGVRKDIYTAEGKAVAPREPGRFRVLVEGPVDVAYKNVLASIKLAKEAGADEIWLLTSSDVDQYAHVDRVFSQIPIHETPKIYRSCDLLLKLSYVEGMFGPPLEMFHCGGTALVYDVTGHDEYIVHDRNSYVVARDEEDEVIRYLRHLKENPQELERLKQGAIQTASEWPDWDECADLFEKALIEIAAKRPASRQYFKQRTEELFKTRKPFIQTVAQKVFSDREKAVWSGEETDKNNFAELYWDGHGKFSSEKSQWRHYKSEEWTTISFELPVGESPLWLRLDPSTRTGLVEISFLTVCNKTQEKEIISFREQDDFQKLFLIGDAKWLFPEKKNIIFSYGPDPIFVLPELGQDAIEVGDLLEIKIKLKETGIQQFFNTHQLCFSNQLQAPEQSRPWWKRILG from the coding sequence ATGAAAATAGGTATTTTTTTAGGTTCACCAAGAATTAATGGTGGAACCTATGTAATTTATGAACATGGCTCCCGGCTAAAAAAAAGGGGGCATCAGGTTATTCTGGTTACCAAACAAAAAGTCACTCCAGAAGAACATGCGTGGCATTCAGCTGCCCATGAACTGGAATGGCTGACCCTGGAACAGGCCAAGGCGGAATCCTTTGATATGGTCTTGGCAACCTGGTGGCAGAGCCCTTTCCTGCTCCATGAACTCCAATCCACCCATTACGCCTATTTTGTCCAATCCATAGAGACTCGTTTTTTCGAAGAACCGGATCCGACAAACTACAGCACAAAAGATGTAGCTGTATGGCAGGAACTCTGCGAAAAAACCTACTCCTACGCCCTGCCGATAATCACTGAGGCAACCTGGATCCAGGAGTATATCTACAGAAAATACAATAATTATCCGCAACTGGTACGTAACGGCGTCCGCAAGGATATCTATACTGCCGAAGGAAAAGCCGTTGCTCCCCGTGAGCCGGGCCGCTTCCGAGTCCTGGTGGAAGGTCCGGTTGATGTGGCCTATAAAAACGTTCTCGCCTCCATCAAACTGGCAAAAGAAGCTGGCGCTGATGAAATCTGGCTCCTCACTTCATCGGATGTTGATCAGTATGCGCATGTTGACAGGGTCTTCTCACAAATTCCTATCCACGAAACCCCCAAAATATACCGTTCCTGCGACCTCTTGCTCAAACTCAGTTATGTGGAAGGCATGTTTGGCCCTCCCTTGGAAATGTTCCACTGCGGCGGCACAGCCTTAGTCTATGACGTCACCGGTCATGACGAGTACATTGTTCATGATAGGAACAGCTATGTCGTTGCCCGAGATGAGGAGGATGAGGTTATTCGTTATCTTCGGCATCTCAAAGAAAATCCACAGGAGCTGGAACGCCTCAAACAGGGAGCGATACAAACCGCATCTGAATGGCCTGATTGGGATGAATGCGCAGATCTGTTTGAAAAAGCATTGATAGAAATAGCAGCCAAACGACCGGCAAGCAGGCAGTACTTTAAACAGCGTACAGAAGAGCTGTTTAAAACGAGAAAACCTTTCATCCAGACTGTTGCTCAAAAAGTTTTTTCAGACCGTGAAAAGGCTGTATGGAGCGGGGAAGAAACAGATAAAAACAATTTTGCTGAATTATACTGGGATGGTCATGGAAAATTTAGCAGTGAAAAATCGCAGTGGCGACATTATAAAAGCGAGGAATGGACAACGATCTCTTTTGAACTGCCCGTAGGAGAGTCGCCTCTTTGGCTTCGCCTGGACCCCAGCACTCGGACAGGCTTAGTTGAAATTTCCTTTCTTACGGTATGCAACAAAACACAAGAAAAAGAGATTATTTCATTTCGGGAACAAGATGATTTTCAGAAACTATTTTTAATCGGTGATGCAAAATGGCTTTTTCCAGAAAAAAAGAATATTATTTTTTCCTACGGGCCGGATCCGATATTTGTGTTACCGGAACTGGGACAAGACGCCATTGAGGTCGGAGACCTTCTAGAAATCAAAATCAAACTCAAGGAAACGGGAATACAGCAATTTTTCAATACGCATCAACTCTGTTTTTCAAATCAGTTACAGGCTCCTGAACAGTCTCGGCCCTGGTGGAAACGGATTCTGGGATGA
- a CDS encoding DUF6868 family protein translates to MLPNILESFLFWCMLINLGLLMLSFCLVTLFRPLVLKIHSRIFAVPEDYLIKAIHAFLSLYKFFTFFFLVVPWIAVKIIM, encoded by the coding sequence ATGCTCCCCAATATCCTTGAATCGTTCCTCTTCTGGTGCATGCTGATCAACCTCGGCCTGCTCATGCTCAGCTTCTGCCTGGTCACCCTGTTCCGTCCCCTGGTCCTCAAGATCCACAGCAGGATATTTGCCGTACCTGAAGACTATCTTATCAAGGCGATCCATGCCTTCCTCAGTCTCTACAAGTTCTTTACCTTCTTCTTTCTTGTTGTGCCCTGGATTGCAGTAAAGATCATCATGTAG
- a CDS encoding TylF/MycF/NovP-related O-methyltransferase, whose product MIYPKNIIEFVKNDPALRERFSHVAGITSLNTTTTPPGQSDFSFEEYMLTKGHTQSRAIRKYLHFIASTYSIFNEIFQYFPKENQNSTHKDDVSAIGTAPFELIYHAMYLYCLDSWGVKGDVIECGTYKGFSACCLSWVCNYLERRLIVADSFEGLPENSTDPYYKKGDFCGQIDEVRANIEDFGKIEQVDFLKGFYNTSLQGFDRPLCMVWMDVDLYESTIDILTNLLPHLTTDGVIISHELFADRDFADNDLLKDTIGPSRAMYGFFAEQGMTYQAIPLENGSGLVVPYTADEKLLMSCDHVRFLRDHCRQSDTVLAQQRVELERDIGHWQHEVEKLMEIYRSTADFRCKQAIKTILGKLGLRKE is encoded by the coding sequence ATGATCTACCCAAAAAATATCATAGAGTTCGTCAAAAACGATCCGGCCCTGAGAGAACGTTTCAGCCATGTTGCGGGCATAACTTCTTTAAACACAACGACAACTCCGCCGGGTCAGAGCGATTTTTCCTTTGAAGAATATATGCTCACCAAGGGGCACACCCAAAGTCGGGCAATCCGAAAATATCTCCACTTCATCGCCTCAACCTACAGTATCTTCAACGAGATATTTCAGTATTTCCCCAAGGAAAACCAGAACAGCACTCATAAGGATGATGTCAGCGCCATTGGCACGGCTCCCTTTGAACTTATCTACCATGCCATGTACCTCTACTGCCTAGACAGCTGGGGTGTAAAAGGAGATGTGATCGAATGCGGCACCTATAAAGGCTTTTCCGCCTGCTGCCTCAGCTGGGTATGCAATTATCTGGAAAGACGACTCATTGTTGCGGATTCCTTTGAAGGCCTGCCAGAAAACAGCACAGACCCCTATTATAAAAAAGGCGATTTCTGCGGTCAGATAGATGAAGTGCGTGCCAATATCGAAGATTTCGGCAAGATCGAACAGGTAGACTTTCTGAAAGGATTTTACAACACCTCGCTTCAAGGTTTCGACCGCCCTCTCTGCATGGTGTGGATGGATGTGGATCTCTACGAATCCACTATAGATATCCTGACCAACCTCCTTCCCCATCTGACTACTGACGGGGTGATCATTTCACACGAGCTGTTTGCAGACCGGGATTTTGCCGACAACGATCTGCTCAAAGATACTATCGGACCTTCCAGGGCCATGTATGGATTCTTTGCCGAACAGGGCATGACCTATCAGGCCATACCGCTGGAAAACGGTTCCGGCTTGGTTGTTCCCTACACAGCAGACGAAAAGCTGCTCATGTCCTGTGACCATGTCCGCTTCCTCCGGGATCACTGTCGTCAGTCGGATACAGTTCTTGCTCAACAGCGGGTTGAGCTGGAACGCGACATTGGCCATTGGCAGCATGAGGTCGAAAAACTGATGGAAATTTATCGTTCCACTGCTGATTTTAGATGCAAACAAGCTATCAAGACTATCTTAGGGAAACTCGGCCTGCGCAAGGAATAG
- a CDS encoding rhomboid family intramembrane serine protease, which translates to MQTLSLSCTAASCSNTTHTYQNILAMAITPSSRTALPPFSVPAPAGAAPEHQGRPWITYAVICLCTGLWVYLNLAKDWPQYTAVVTTVAPRGFRIWTGAVWGLVTAAFVHFDFWHILFNMWWTKDFGGILEPGMGRRKYLLFILAAAIVSSGGQLLFSGQTGIGFSGVVYAMFGFGIVARRVDPQYRTIFNTRIMQWLLGWLVLCLVLTFFKVLNIANGAHIAGLLFGLCVGMVFVVRSSVLAWSTVLVLLVAMTILSVTYMPWSEQWRARHEVVEFVQLQEQAEAGNPEAQYLYGDFFLQYEEHKEEGRSLIRTSAGQGYVPAINAVAWTLATNPDPAVRNGAKAVELALRACEKDGWNEATYIDTLAAAYAEAGRWEEAIATQQQALERLRDEDAAIRAALQEHLEMYQRQEKVREVGW; encoded by the coding sequence TTGCAGACCCTGTCCTTATCCTGCACAGCAGCATCATGCAGCAACACGACCCATACTTATCAAAACATCCTTGCTATGGCCATCACCCCATCATCACGCACTGCCCTCCCCCCTTTTTCCGTCCCTGCACCAGCAGGGGCTGCTCCCGAGCACCAGGGACGGCCATGGATAACCTATGCAGTGATTTGCCTCTGCACAGGCCTGTGGGTCTACCTGAACCTTGCCAAGGACTGGCCACAGTACACAGCCGTCGTGACGACCGTGGCTCCCAGAGGATTCCGGATCTGGACCGGGGCTGTCTGGGGGTTGGTCACGGCCGCCTTTGTCCATTTTGACTTTTGGCATATCCTCTTTAATATGTGGTGGACAAAGGACTTCGGAGGCATACTCGAACCAGGTATGGGGCGCAGGAAGTACCTGCTTTTTATCCTGGCTGCTGCTATTGTTAGCTCTGGGGGGCAGCTCTTGTTCTCCGGCCAGACAGGTATTGGCTTCTCCGGGGTGGTCTATGCCATGTTCGGGTTCGGGATAGTGGCCCGGCGCGTAGACCCGCAGTACCGGACCATCTTTAATACAAGGATAATGCAATGGCTGCTGGGCTGGCTGGTGCTCTGCCTTGTCCTGACCTTCTTTAAGGTGTTGAACATCGCCAATGGGGCCCATATTGCTGGCCTGCTCTTCGGGCTCTGTGTGGGCATGGTCTTTGTTGTCCGTTCCTCTGTGCTGGCCTGGAGTACGGTGTTGGTTCTCCTGGTCGCCATGACCATCCTCTCAGTGACCTATATGCCCTGGTCTGAACAATGGCGCGCACGGCATGAGGTTGTTGAATTTGTCCAGTTACAAGAACAGGCCGAGGCAGGCAACCCTGAAGCACAGTACCTGTACGGTGATTTTTTTCTGCAATATGAGGAGCACAAGGAGGAGGGGCGATCATTGATAAGAACATCAGCAGGCCAGGGATATGTCCCTGCCATCAATGCAGTGGCCTGGACCTTGGCAACCAACCCAGACCCTGCGGTCCGCAATGGTGCCAAGGCTGTTGAGTTGGCTTTACGCGCCTGCGAAAAGGATGGATGGAATGAGGCAACGTATATAGATACTCTGGCTGCTGCCTATGCAGAAGCAGGGAGATGGGAGGAGGCCATTGCCACCCAGCAGCAGGCCCTTGAGCGGCTCAGGGATGAGGATGCTGCGATCAGGGCCGCTCTCCAAGAGCATCTTGAGATGTATCAGCGGCAGGAGAAGGTGAGAGAGGTAGGCTGGTAA
- the clpB gene encoding ATP-dependent chaperone ClpB — translation MQLDKFTVKSQEAIQAAHSLAEQFGNTEMQPEHLLKALLEQPEGVVVPVLQKLGVTPAVVLSETDQLIAKLPKVSGSGVGQSYMSKAFSKVVDQAAKEASSMQDEYVSQEHLFLGILKSDTLAPVVQMLQRMGINPVTFLQALTTIRGNQRVTDPYPEDKYQALEKYARNLTDVARRGKLDPVIGRDEEVRRIIQVLSRRTKNNPVLIGEPGVGKTAIVEGLAQRIVNGDIPATLEGKQVISLDLGLLIAGAKYRGEFEDRLKAVLKEVEKKAGEIILFIDEIHTLVGAGASEGSMDASNMLKPALARGELHCVGATTLDEYRKYIEKDAALERRFQPVLIQEPSEEDTVAILRGIKEKYEVHHGVRIQDAATVAAVTLSNRYISDRFLPDKAIDLIDEAASRLRIEIDSMPTEIDELDRRRIKMEIEQEALKKEKDKASKEQLERLKKDLAELNEQLNAMKGQWQLEKDVIQRIRDTKARIDEAHIEEQRAERAGDLSRVAEIRYSKIVELEKELEAENRKLAEVQQNHQMLKEEVGAEDIAAVVAKWTGVPVDKLLEGEKEKLVQAESALARRVIGQQEAITSVANAVRRARAGLQDPDRPLGSFIFLGPTGVGKTELARSLADFLFDSEQAMIRIDMSEYMEKHSVARLIGAPPGYVGYDEGGMLTEAVRRRPYSVILLDEIEKAHPDVFNVLLQVLDDGRMTDGKGRTVSFKNTIMIMTSNLGSHLIMELGQDNPEEMRQQVDELLHRQFRPEFLNRVDEIITFHGLTREDLLQIVDIQIARMSKRLAERKYAIELTEAAKHFLVEIGYDPSFGARPLKRAIQRYIEDPLALEILEGRFSEGDTVRIDRGEENRLMFGK, via the coding sequence ATGCAGCTTGATAAGTTCACCGTGAAATCCCAGGAAGCAATCCAGGCCGCCCACAGTCTGGCTGAGCAGTTTGGCAACACAGAGATGCAGCCTGAGCATCTGCTCAAGGCCCTGTTGGAGCAGCCCGAAGGGGTGGTGGTACCGGTCCTTCAGAAGCTGGGGGTCACTCCGGCCGTGGTGCTCAGTGAGACCGACCAGCTGATTGCCAAGTTACCCAAGGTCTCTGGCTCCGGCGTGGGGCAGTCCTATATGTCCAAGGCCTTTAGCAAGGTGGTTGATCAGGCAGCCAAGGAGGCCTCCTCCATGCAGGATGAGTATGTCAGCCAGGAGCATCTTTTCCTTGGCATTCTCAAGAGTGACACCCTGGCCCCGGTGGTGCAGATGCTCCAGCGCATGGGTATCAACCCGGTGACCTTTCTCCAGGCCCTGACCACTATCCGCGGTAATCAGCGGGTCACGGATCCCTATCCAGAGGACAAGTACCAGGCCCTGGAGAAGTATGCCCGTAACCTCACCGACGTGGCCCGGCGCGGTAAGCTGGATCCGGTCATCGGCCGGGACGAAGAGGTGCGGCGGATCATCCAGGTCCTCAGTCGCCGGACCAAGAATAACCCGGTGCTCATCGGAGAACCAGGGGTGGGTAAGACCGCCATCGTGGAAGGGCTGGCCCAGCGCATCGTCAATGGCGATATCCCGGCCACCCTGGAGGGCAAGCAGGTCATCTCCCTGGACCTGGGCCTGCTCATTGCCGGGGCCAAGTACCGGGGTGAGTTTGAAGATCGGCTCAAGGCCGTACTGAAAGAGGTGGAGAAGAAGGCGGGCGAGATCATCCTCTTTATCGACGAGATCCATACCCTGGTGGGGGCAGGGGCCTCGGAAGGGTCGATGGATGCCTCCAATATGCTCAAACCGGCCCTGGCCCGGGGTGAGCTCCATTGCGTTGGTGCCACCACTCTGGATGAGTATCGTAAATATATCGAGAAGGATGCCGCCTTGGAACGCCGCTTCCAGCCAGTCCTGATCCAGGAACCCAGTGAAGAGGATACCGTGGCCATCCTGCGCGGCATCAAGGAGAAGTACGAGGTCCACCATGGGGTACGGATTCAGGATGCGGCCACCGTGGCTGCGGTCACCTTATCCAATCGCTACATCTCGGATCGCTTTCTGCCGGACAAGGCCATTGACCTAATTGATGAGGCCGCCTCCCGCTTGCGCATTGAGATTGACTCCATGCCCACTGAGATTGATGAGCTGGATCGCAGGCGGATCAAGATGGAGATTGAGCAGGAGGCCCTGAAAAAGGAAAAGGACAAGGCCTCCAAGGAACAGCTGGAGCGCCTGAAAAAGGACTTGGCCGAGCTCAACGAGCAGCTCAATGCCATGAAGGGTCAGTGGCAGCTGGAAAAAGACGTGATTCAACGCATCCGCGATACCAAGGCCCGGATTGATGAGGCCCATATTGAGGAGCAGCGGGCCGAGCGGGCCGGTGACCTGAGCCGGGTGGCAGAGATTCGTTACAGCAAGATCGTGGAGCTGGAAAAGGAGCTGGAGGCAGAAAATCGTAAATTGGCCGAGGTGCAGCAGAATCACCAGATGCTCAAGGAAGAGGTAGGTGCGGAAGATATTGCTGCTGTGGTGGCCAAATGGACCGGTGTGCCGGTGGATAAACTCCTGGAAGGGGAAAAGGAGAAGCTGGTGCAGGCGGAGTCCGCGTTGGCGCGCCGGGTCATCGGCCAGCAAGAGGCCATTACTTCGGTGGCTAATGCAGTGCGTCGGGCCAGGGCAGGTCTCCAGGACCCGGATCGGCCCTTGGGCTCCTTTATCTTTCTCGGCCCCACCGGGGTGGGCAAGACCGAGCTGGCCCGCAGCCTGGCCGACTTCCTCTTTGACTCGGAACAGGCCATGATCCGTATTGATATGTCTGAGTACATGGAGAAGCATTCTGTAGCCCGCCTCATCGGAGCACCTCCTGGCTATGTGGGCTATGACGAGGGGGGGATGCTTACCGAGGCGGTGCGGCGTCGACCTTACTCGGTGATTCTCCTGGACGAGATTGAGAAGGCTCACCCGGATGTCTTCAACGTCCTGCTCCAGGTCCTGGACGATGGGCGGATGACCGATGGAAAGGGTCGGACCGTCTCCTTTAAGAACACCATCATGATTATGACCTCCAACCTGGGCAGTCATCTGATCATGGAACTGGGCCAGGATAATCCGGAAGAGATGCGACAACAGGTGGATGAACTCCTGCATCGCCAGTTCCGACCAGAGTTCCTCAACCGGGTGGATGAGATCATCACCTTCCACGGCCTAACCCGTGAGGATCTGCTCCAGATCGTGGATATCCAGATCGCCCGCATGAGCAAGCGGCTGGCCGAGCGCAAGTACGCCATTGAGCTCACTGAGGCGGCCAAGCACTTCCTGGTGGAGATTGGTTACGATCCCAGCTTTGGTGCCCGGCCCCTGAAGCGGGCCATCCAGCGCTATATTGAAGACCCGCTAGCCCTGGAGATCCTGGAAGGCAGGTTCAGTGAAGGGGATACGGTACGGATTGATCGGGGGGAGGAAAACAGGTTGATGTTTGGAAAATAA
- a CDS encoding acyltransferase family protein, translating to MLIQRKYSPEVDGLRAWAVLGVLLYHFDFKRFSGGFTGVDIFFVISGFLITRNIMSDIDKGTFSFARFYSRRIKRLFPALYTTLLLTLVFGFLLFTPEHLLRLGKSLLYSVLSVSNFFFWKEAGYFDTAIDFKPLLHTWSLAVEEQFYLIWPALLFLFSKLSRKIWLPVFLLLISAASLYGAERWLDSDPTGAFFLTPFRIIEFAFGAGLVWLIDRQPKKKLLLEPLQLAALLLILYSFFSFTKHTSFPGLSALIPCLGAALAIYSGQARFLGYLLRNRLAVGIGLISYSLYLVHWPLLIFYKYWHYSEIDHTDRISLLLTTFLCAWLSWKFIEQPFRKGFTRSRKLLVFFYIASAALLIGAAVTLIREKGFPERIDSKYSKLQDTEQFHIDQYGGKGYRFTGLIGARKPKKYYDVLLAGDSFMLQYATGFDQYFQQENIGARTVTDYSCFMGPGITSFVRGKPDHECTERTQQMFSLLEQYDTPLILSEAWAWYFPEGICDLNDKPFFFKKKKDYLDFLIKNIEKIREKIGKDRRLILIGNPPGSGNRNGIISCLNRPNYLPNNCLDSVVFPKRKGVGFDINKRLQEYAESEEHTWFIDPFDVFCDKESCAALDSSNNEIWYSDGGHLSIDGSIKATQSFGQQLLDIIRPTMKAPPTQ from the coding sequence ATGCTTATCCAACGAAAATATTCTCCTGAAGTAGACGGGCTACGGGCCTGGGCGGTTCTCGGAGTCCTATTATATCATTTTGACTTCAAAAGATTCTCAGGGGGATTCACTGGCGTTGATATTTTTTTCGTTATCTCTGGCTTCCTGATTACACGCAACATTATGTCGGACATTGACAAAGGAACCTTTTCCTTTGCCCGATTTTACAGCCGCCGGATCAAGCGACTCTTTCCAGCCCTGTATACCACCCTATTACTGACGCTGGTGTTTGGTTTCCTGCTCTTTACTCCAGAGCACCTGCTCCGCCTCGGTAAATCGCTCCTCTACAGTGTCCTCTCGGTTTCCAATTTTTTCTTCTGGAAGGAAGCTGGTTATTTTGATACCGCTATTGACTTCAAGCCCCTGCTCCACACCTGGTCCCTTGCTGTTGAAGAGCAATTTTATCTGATCTGGCCAGCCCTCCTCTTTCTTTTCTCCAAGCTGAGCAGGAAAATCTGGCTGCCCGTCTTTCTCCTCCTTATCAGCGCAGCCTCTCTGTACGGGGCAGAACGTTGGCTGGATTCTGATCCAACCGGTGCTTTTTTCCTGACCCCGTTTCGCATTATCGAGTTCGCCTTTGGAGCTGGGCTGGTCTGGCTGATAGATCGCCAACCAAAGAAAAAACTCCTTTTGGAGCCCCTGCAGCTTGCCGCCCTTCTGCTCATCCTCTACAGCTTTTTCTCTTTTACTAAGCACACGAGCTTTCCTGGTCTTTCTGCCCTCATTCCCTGCCTGGGAGCAGCACTTGCCATCTACAGTGGACAAGCCCGTTTTCTCGGTTACCTCCTGAGAAATCGATTAGCTGTAGGTATCGGCCTAATCTCGTATTCCCTCTATCTTGTTCATTGGCCCCTGCTGATTTTTTATAAGTACTGGCATTATTCGGAGATAGATCATACGGATCGGATCAGCCTCCTGCTCACGACTTTTCTCTGCGCCTGGCTCTCTTGGAAATTCATTGAACAACCCTTCCGCAAAGGATTCACCCGCTCCCGAAAACTCCTTGTCTTTTTTTACATCGCCAGTGCTGCCCTGCTGATAGGTGCTGCTGTCACCCTTATTCGAGAAAAAGGTTTCCCTGAGAGAATCGACTCTAAGTATTCAAAATTACAAGACACAGAGCAGTTTCATATTGATCAATACGGGGGAAAAGGATACCGATTTACCGGTCTCATTGGCGCAAGAAAACCGAAAAAATATTATGATGTCCTCCTCGCCGGTGACAGCTTTATGCTGCAGTACGCAACCGGCTTTGACCAATATTTTCAGCAGGAAAATATTGGTGCCAGAACGGTCACCGACTATTCCTGCTTCATGGGACCGGGGATCACTTCGTTTGTTCGAGGAAAACCAGATCATGAATGTACGGAGCGTACTCAGCAGATGTTTAGCTTATTAGAACAATATGATACACCGCTTATCCTTTCCGAGGCCTGGGCATGGTATTTTCCAGAGGGTATCTGCGATCTTAATGATAAGCCGTTCTTCTTTAAGAAGAAGAAAGACTATCTGGACTTTCTGATTAAAAATATCGAAAAAATAAGAGAAAAAATCGGGAAAGACAGGAGGCTTATCCTTATTGGCAATCCACCGGGAAGCGGTAATAGAAACGGAATTATCTCATGCCTTAATCGACCCAACTACCTTCCCAATAATTGCCTGGACTCTGTGGTCTTTCCGAAACGAAAAGGTGTTGGTTTCGATATTAATAAACGGTTGCAAGAATATGCAGAGAGTGAAGAACATACCTGGTTTATTGATCCCTTTGATGTCTTCTGTGACAAAGAGAGCTGTGCAGCGCTTGATTCCAGCAATAATGAGATCTGGTATTCAGACGGGGGGCATCTCTCCATTGATGGATCCATAAAGGCAACGCAGTCTTTTGGTCAGCAGCTTCTCGATATTATTCGACCGACAATGAAAGCTCCCCCGACGCAGTGA